The genomic segment CTTTGTTAAACAGCGTGGCGGAATCGATCGTGATCTTCCGGCCCATGCTCCAAGTCGGGTGCTTCAGGGCCTGCGCCACCGTCACGTGTGGCAGTTGATCCGCTGGCAATTGGCGGAACGGGCCGCCACTGGCCGTGACTAAAAGACGCCGCACATCGCTGCCACGGTGGCCTTCCAGGCATTGGAAGATCGCGTTGTGTTCACTGTCCACGGGAAGGACATTCACGCCCTTGCGCTTCGCAGCCGCCATCACCGCCTCCCCTGCCATGACCAGGATCTCTTTGCTCGCCACGGCGAGGTGTTTGCCTTCTTCAATTGCTGCCAGAGCGGGGGCTAGACCCGCCACGCCCACGATGGCCACCAGCACCATGTCAGCATCACTCGCCCGCACCAGATCCACCAGGCCCTGCGGGCCCACATGAAGAATCACATCCGAAGGTAAAAGCGCACGCGCCTTGGCCGCGGCAGCTTCATCGGTGAGCGCCACTTGCTTCACTCCCGTTTCCTTCACTTGCTGTACCAGGGCCTCCACACTGCGCGCCGCAGCCAGTCCCACCACCTGCATGCGATCAGGGATGTCTTGCGCGACTTTGAGAGCACTGGTGCCGATGGAGCCTGTGGAGCCCAGCAGCAGGACTTTGCGAGGAGACGAGGACGGGCGGTCAGTCAGAGAAGACATCAGAAAAAAGAAACACGTGGGTGGGAGTGGCTGCCGCAGGTTTTCTTCATTCCCCTAGAGGGTGGGCAGTGCCGACTTCAATAATTTAAGCGGAGATGGCTTCCAGGTAGAAGTAAAACACCGGGGCCGTGAACAGCAAACTATCCGTTAGGTCCAGGATGCCGCCGATGCCAGGAAAGGCATGCCCAGAATCCTTGATGGACGTGCAGCGTTTGATCACAGACTCCGCTAGATCTCCCGTGATGCCGGCGGCACAAAGAATGGGGGCGAGGATGAGGCCATGCAGCCAGTTCAGCGGCTGAAGCTCCAGCGGCTTCCACCACAGCATGATGACCGCCGCGAGAAAGGATGTCACAAAAGCACCGACCAAACCTTCCCACGACTTCGCAGGGCTGATGTGGGGAATCATCTTGTGCTTCCCGAAGACTACCCCAAAAGCATAGGCCCCCATGTCACTAAACTTCGTCACCATGACGAGGTAGATCACCAGGAAAAGTCCGGTGGGGTTGTGGCCATCACCATTGAAGTACATGAGACGGGCGATGAAGCCGAAGAAGATCACCGTGTAAACCACGCCGAAGACCGTGGAAAAAATGCGCTGCAGAGTCACCGTGCCTTCGAGCTGGTGCCGATAGCACAGCAGAAAGGCCCCATGCACACTGGTCGTCAGAGCCGCCAACTCCAGCCACATGGGCGGGGCTTTTTTCTGCGTCATCACCCACCACGTCATCGTCGCCCAGTAGGCCAGGCAGATCGTCAGCCCCAGGATGTTAAAGGAGCGGGCCTGCGCATCAATGCGTAACAGGCGATAATACTCCACCGCACCCGCCACACCAAAGAAACCTGTGAGTGCGATGAGGAGCCAATTCTTTTCCCACTGTACCGCCGCCCAGATGATGGCCCACAAAATAAGTGTGCTAAACAGTCGGGACGCAAAAACACGGCGCTTGCTCGGTGGGGGGGCTGCGGCGGTGTCTAGGCTCATGCGATAAATTCAAGAGGCGAGGAAAGTGCGCAATAAAGAGCAGTTGCCCGGGAAACTGCAATCAGCATTCGACGAGGACTTTCACCATGAGAAGAACCTTGGCGGAAAAGCGTAACTTTAACATGAGTTTTGAATGATTTTAAAACTTGGCATGGTTTCCGCTTCATTGTTTTCACGAACTTCGATCAGGAAAATCACAAATGATTCTCTATGGTCGTTGCAATCCCGCCAAACCACACATCTAATAGCGACAGCCATGAAAAAAGTCGAAGCGATCATCAAGCCCTTCAAACTCGAGGACGTCAAAGAAGCTCTCTCTGAAGTGGGAGTGGAAGGAATGACCGTCGTTGAGGTCAAAGGATTCGGCCGCCAAAAAGGCCACACAGAAATTTACCGTGGTTCCGAATACACGGTGGACTTCCTTCCGAAGGTGAAGATCGAGGTGGTCGTCGAAGACGCCCGTAGCGAGACTGTCGTTGATGCCATCGTGAAGGCTGCTAACACCGGCAAGATCGGTGATGGCAAGGTTTTCGTCAGTGACGTGATCGAAGCTGTCCGCATCCGTACGGGTGAGCGCGGTTCTGACGCTATCTCTGGTTCCTAGTCTTTCGTTCCCAAATTCTTTCTTTGCAGACCCGCTCCTTCACTGGTGCGGGTTTTGCTTTTTCTGGAGGCCATCTAGCAGACCTCATGGCGTGACATCATCGTCACGGATAAGTTCTTCACAGAATTACAATTCATTGTGAATAAATGGCTTGTTGCCTGCTTTACAATCTGGCAGCCTGTAAACGCCCGTGATTCAAATTCAAAAATCACACTGTGGACTGACAGACCTGGCATCCCAAATGCGCCAGGTGAAAAGACTAACCCCACCCGGCAAGTCCACGCCTAACCAATAACCCAACTACCTCATGGACCGCGACGACCATCCTGCCAACGTAGCCCCAACCTTCATTGATAACGTCAATCTTGGCTCCAGTCAGCACGTCCTTCGATCTCCCTCTCCACGCAAACGCAAATCAGCGGCCAGTCACCGCCACTCAGCCAGTCCTGTCGGCACCAAGACCTTCATTCTGGACACCAATGTCCTCCTTCATGACCCTGCCTGTATCCACCGCTTTGCTGAGCATCACGTCTGCATTCCCGTGGATGTCCTCAGTGAGCTAGACCGCTTTAAAAATGAAATGACGGAGCGGGGGGCCAATGCGCGCGAGGTGCACCGGGCATTAATGAAGACCTTTTCCGCGCCCGATGCCTCCGTCACCGATGGGGTTAAAACAGCAGGCGGAGGAAACATCCGCGTCCTCATTTATGATCCAGAAGCGGCCAAGCAAGTGGCCAGCGTGCGCGAGTTTGAGCGCATCTTTCCAAACATTGACAAGGTGGATCACCGCATCCTGGCCTGCGCCCTATGGTTGCGCGAGCAGATCAGCCCACCCGTCATCTTGGTGAGCAAGGATCTAAACATGCAGCTCAAAGCCCGCGCGGTCGGCATCGAGTGCGAAGACTACCTGCATGACAAGGTGGAACCCCGAGAGGTCTCCAATTTTGAAATCGCGCGCCTAGAGGTCAGTGCCCATGAAATCCAGCGTTTCGCCAGCAGTGGCAAACTTTCCATTTCGGCCAATCGGTTAGGCGATGCGGTGGTCAACGATTACGTCCTGCTCATGGCCGGGGAGAAAACCTCCATGCCCGCGAAGTTAAATGCCCACGGCGATCTCGTGCGGCTGCTCCACACGCCTGAATCCATCAAGGTGGGGCAAGGCCGCAATGTGAAGCCCATGAATCTGGGCCAAGCCTGTCTGCTGGATGCGCTGCTGGATCCAGAAATCAGCCTCGTGACCTGCTACGGCCAGGCGGGCACGGGTAAAACGCTGCTCGCCGTGGCGGCCGGTCTTTCGCAGGTCTTTGGCCGCACCTACAATGGTCTCACCGTCAGCCGCCCTATCGTGGCCATGGGGCAGACCGTGGGTTTCTTACCCGGATCACTCCAGGAAAAAATGCGCCCCTGGCTGCAGCCCGTTTATGATGCGCTGGATCTGTTGATGCGCCCGGTGGATAGCAATCAAGGACCCCAGCGGAAAAAGAATCGCTTCCTCCCCGACCGCACTCCTGCCCAGCCAGAAGGGGCCGCGCCCTATGATGGTCTCATCCAGCAGGGGGTCATCGAGATCGAAGCTCTCTGCTACATCCGTGGCCGCAGCATTCCAGATCGTTTCTTCATCTTGGATGAAGCACAGCAACTCACCCCTTTAGAGGCCAAAACCGTCGTGACTCGCATGTCCCGTGGTTCCAAACTCGTCCTCGTGGGAGATCCCGCGCAGATTGACAATCCGTACGTGGATAGCCGCTCAAACGGCCTCGTTTACACTCGCCAGCGCATGCGTGGGCAGTCTTTTGCCGCCCATGTTCCGTTGGCGAAGGGCGAGCGCAGCCCGCTGGCGGAGGCTGGGGCCCGGCTGCTCTGAAACGAAAAAACAGCGTTCTAGAAAAAATAGCTGAAACTGTGTGAGAGCCCCCGCGTTTAATGGCGCGGATGGGTCAGTTGATCTCAACCCCCTCTGCTAAAACCAAACAGAACTAAAGAACAATCATGAAAGCGATCACCACGATCCTCTCCGTACTGGCCCTTGCTAGCTTCACTCTGAACGCCGCTGAAGGCGACGCTCCGAAGAAAGCCAAAATGGACCCTGAAAAGGCCTTCGCCAAGCTGGACGCAAACAGCGACGGCTCCATCACCAAAGAAGAGTGGGCCGCTTCCCCACAGGCCAAAAAAGACGCCGCCAAGGCCGAAAAAGCCTTCACTGGCAAGGACAAGGACAAAGATGGCAAACTGAGCAAGGAAGAGTTCACCGCAGCTCCAAAGAAAAAGAAGAAGGACGCATGATCCTTTGAAAGCGACGCCCCAACCCGCCGCTTTCATTTCCCAGCCGCACCCACTCACCTGGGTGCGGTTTTTTGTTTTCAGGCCGGTGAAAGCCAGAGCCTGATGCCGACGAAATAGCTTTCTGATGATGCGCGTGCCCCTCCTCGTTTTTCTGGCCCTGGAAGCTCCCCTTTCCGGGGCGGTGGATTACATGGCCCAGATCAAGCCGCTGCTGCAGACGCATTGCGTGAAATGCCACGGTGCCACCACTCAAAAAGCGAAGCTACGCCTAGATACCGCTGCCGCTGCCCTTCAAGGGGGAGGGCGAGGGGCCGCCGTGCTGCCAGGAAAAGCCCAAGAAAGTCTGCTGTATCAAGTCATCGCGGGCACCCATGGCGAAATCGCTCAGATGCCTTACAAGCGCGGTCCTCTGGATACCCCTCAGATCGCGCTCATCCAGCAGTGGATCGCCGAAGGTGCCCAGGCTCCCGCCAATGAGCCGCTCAGCGATGACCGGCATTGGGCCTACATCGCCCCAAAGAAAGCGGGGATCCCAGCAGCAGCACAGAAGCTGAATCCGGTGGATCATTTTATCCAGGCACGCTTGACTCAGGAAGGCCTGTCTTTGGCCCCACCTGCGGTGATGGAGACCCAGCTCCGCCGTTTGTATTTGGATCTCACCGGCCTTCCCCCATCCCCGGCCCAGGTGACAGCATTTGTGCAGGCTGCACAGACGTCTCCAAAAGCTTATGAAAAGGAAGTCAGCCAATTGCTCGAAAGCCCGCACTACGGGGAGCGCTGGGGCCGCTGGTGGCTGGACCAAGCCCGGTATGCGGACAGCCACGGCTACAGCATAGATGCCCCGCGCAGCATCTGGCCCTACCGCGACTGGGT from the Prosthecobacter dejongeii genome contains:
- a CDS encoding EF-hand domain-containing protein; amino-acid sequence: MKAITTILSVLALASFTLNAAEGDAPKKAKMDPEKAFAKLDANSDGSITKEEWAASPQAKKDAAKAEKAFTGKDKDKDGKLSKEEFTAAPKKKKKDA
- a CDS encoding P-II family nitrogen regulator: MKKVEAIIKPFKLEDVKEALSEVGVEGMTVVEVKGFGRQKGHTEIYRGSEYTVDFLPKVKIEVVVEDARSETVVDAIVKAANTGKIGDGKVFVSDVIEAVRIRTGERGSDAISGS
- a CDS encoding PhoH family protein → MDRDDHPANVAPTFIDNVNLGSSQHVLRSPSPRKRKSAASHRHSASPVGTKTFILDTNVLLHDPACIHRFAEHHVCIPVDVLSELDRFKNEMTERGANAREVHRALMKTFSAPDASVTDGVKTAGGGNIRVLIYDPEAAKQVASVREFERIFPNIDKVDHRILACALWLREQISPPVILVSKDLNMQLKARAVGIECEDYLHDKVEPREVSNFEIARLEVSAHEIQRFASSGKLSISANRLGDAVVNDYVLLMAGEKTSMPAKLNAHGDLVRLLHTPESIKVGQGRNVKPMNLGQACLLDALLDPEISLVTCYGQAGTGKTLLAVAAGLSQVFGRTYNGLTVSRPIVAMGQTVGFLPGSLQEKMRPWLQPVYDALDLLMRPVDSNQGPQRKKNRFLPDRTPAQPEGAAPYDGLIQQGVIEIEALCYIRGRSIPDRFFILDEAQQLTPLEAKTVVTRMSRGSKLVLVGDPAQIDNPYVDSRSNGLVYTRQRMRGQSFAAHVPLAKGERSPLAEAGARLL
- a CDS encoding 1-deoxy-D-xylulose-5-phosphate reductoisomerase — protein: MSSLTDRPSSSPRKVLLLGSTGSIGTSALKVAQDIPDRMQVVGLAAARSVEALVQQVKETGVKQVALTDEAAAAKARALLPSDVILHVGPQGLVDLVRASDADMVLVAIVGVAGLAPALAAIEEGKHLAVASKEILVMAGEAVMAAAKRKGVNVLPVDSEHNAIFQCLEGHRGSDVRRLLVTASGGPFRQLPADQLPHVTVAQALKHPTWSMGRKITIDSATLFNKGLEMIEARWLFDVPMSQIEVVVHPQSIVHSMVEFVDNSVIAQLSHSDMCFPIQYAVTWPERVPNNLRPLDFAQLASLHFEAPRTQDFPALDLARHAGEVGGTLPAVLNAANEVAVEAFLTERTTFPDIWKTVARVMEKHQVIQHPDLTTLIEADAWARQEAGLK
- a CDS encoding phosphatidate cytidylyltransferase, with the translated sequence MSLDTAAAPPPSKRRVFASRLFSTLILWAIIWAAVQWEKNWLLIALTGFFGVAGAVEYYRLLRIDAQARSFNILGLTICLAYWATMTWWVMTQKKAPPMWLELAALTTSVHGAFLLCYRHQLEGTVTLQRIFSTVFGVVYTVIFFGFIARLMYFNGDGHNPTGLFLVIYLVMVTKFSDMGAYAFGVVFGKHKMIPHISPAKSWEGLVGAFVTSFLAAVIMLWWKPLELQPLNWLHGLILAPILCAAGITGDLAESVIKRCTSIKDSGHAFPGIGGILDLTDSLLFTAPVFYFYLEAISA